The sequence below is a genomic window from Monodelphis domestica isolate mMonDom1 chromosome 2, mMonDom1.pri, whole genome shotgun sequence.
GAAAGGAGAGCCTCTGCTTTCTGACCCCAGAAGTCTTTTGTAGAGAGCCAGCTTATAGGCCAGCCCACTTCTAGTACTACTCTACTTCCTCATTCTTGCCCTGGTTCTGGCATAGCAACGCCTAGAAATAGGAGAGAAATTGAGGATAGAACTTAATCCTCTGGGGATTCAAACTCCTCAGTCAATAGGAGTGGACATATATGACTAGGGGCAAAGTAGGTATGAGAAGTGGTCATGGAGTATAAAGGGATTGGGATGAGAAGAAGTGTAGGATATATGTGTCATGAGGAGGCATAGGCAAGGGGTTGGACATAGGGTGGGGACCGTTGATGGAGGGAAAATCCATGAGCTTAGAAGTAACAAGGATGGGACAGGACTCAGGTGAGCAGAGGAGTCCTTTGTGGGCACAGTGCCAGCCTCTGAGACTGAGTGGTGGTGTCCCAGTGCCCAAGGGGACTTCAGCTGCTCAGCAAGGAGGTTATGAGATCCCAGCACGGTTGCGGACCCTGCACAACCTGGTGATCCAGTATGCAGCTCAGGGCCGATATGAGGTGGCAGTGCCACTCTGCAAACAGGCCCTAGAAGACCTGGAACGCACCTCAGGCAGAGGCCACCCTGATGTTGCCACCATGCTTAACATCCTTGCCTTGGTTTATCGGTAAGTATTCCCTACTCCTGTTCCTCATCCTAGTCAGTGtaccttgtctctctctcccctacttGAGACCCTGTTCTCTGTTCCTCAAACTCCCTTAGTTCCTCCTTATCACTACCCAAAACAAGAACAGTTAGCATATATTTATCTCCTCCTATGTGTAGAGTACATAAAAAACTCAAGATGATGGACTGGTCTGAAGAAATTTCCAttatcttccttctcctccccccccaactTCTACTCCTTTAACTCTTATGATTTTAGGCCTTTTTCCCATAAGACTCATATCTAAACTCCCTATCCCCTATACACTGGAGTCACTGTCTCTTGTTGGCCTTATGTTCCCTCCCTGGGAGAAAGATCCATTATGTTCCACGTATAGTGAGGCTTTCCCAGTGGGATTCACCACAGACTTTCTGTCTTCCTCATAGAAGGGGAAGCTTTTCTGGCTGTCCCCTACACCCCAAAGAGAGGAGGGCTAGATATGAATAAGATGTGACTATTGGGTTGACCTGGGACTAGCAAGAGGGAAATGGGATCACATAGGTATATGATGACCTGGCCCGATGAACTCTGAGATCCTGTCCCCCTGCAGGGACCAGAACAAATATAAGGAAGCAGCCCACTTGCTGAATGACGCCCTGAGCATCCGTGAGAGCACCCTGGGCCGGGACCACCCAGCGGTCAGCATCCCTCTTCTTTTCTACCCTTTCTATTCTTAGcatgtctatttttcctttactgcTTTTAAATAGGGGGAGGGTTGGGTTAGAATATATATGTCCTCTAAATCCTATCTAGCTATTTCCTCAATAGCTCATCTGCTGGAAAGAAAGGTGAAGGGAACAAAGCATCCCTGGAGTGGCAGTTTCCATGTCCCTAAGGACAAGCCCTATATCCTTGGGTTGATGGGTTCTCTGGATTTCCTTTTTGGGGCTGGCTTTTGACAAGGATGGAATTTTCTTCACAGGTGGCTGCCACTCTCAACAATTTGGCTGTGCTCTATGGGAAGAGGGGCAAGTATAAGGAGGCAGAGCCACTGTGTCAGCGAGCCTTGGAGATCCGAGAAAAGGTATTTCCTTCCTTCTAGAATTgtgattccttcccttccttctccattctACCCCAGCCTTCCCCACCTCCCTCACCCCTGGCTTTCTTCTTTAATTCTCCCCATTTTTGGCTCATTTGATGCTGCCCCATAATGAGCattcatttccctctctttttccctgccaGGTCTTAGGTGCTGACCACCCAGATGTGGCAAAGCAGCTAAACAACCTGGCCCTCCTGTGCCAGAACCAGGGCAAATATGAGGCAGTCGAACGCTACTATGGCCGAGCCCTCGCCATCTATGAGGGTCAGCTGGGGCCGGATAACCCAAATGTGGCCCGAACCAAGAACAATCTGGTGAggggaggaggcagaggaaagaagggaggaaccCCAAGGCTATCAGAGAACTCAAGAGTGCCCCTTTGTCTACTTGATTATTCTCCTACCCAAGGCAGTTTGGTGGGATGAGATGGAGTAATAGtaataggaggcagctagatttaaaaaatagaaatagtcatgatgatgatgatgatgttggaTAACATTGACGTGAcactaaggtttgcaaagaacctTACATTTATGTCCTCCTTTGGATAGGGTCATGACCTGACAGGTGCCTCTAccctttgtaaagattaaaaatttaggggagactgaggcaggtagaaattagtttctctctgcaaggagtattatatttttttagaggtttattaaggattaaggattaaagaaaatacaggataaggaaaacgtgcctaggccagaggcctagacaagacctcacctacattatggaaagagccatgtctgcttcaaaacggaagtccaaaaaaagagccctcaaaagcctttgcaatcagcttacgtaccttctcgatctcacccacctcagaattccgtgaaattacaaagcattttggggaagtggaacaaggacttgtgtggggattgaagtccagagttcaaatctcaattttacaccttCCAGTTTGATACTTTCTTTCTACCTCAGGGCTCTGGGGGGTGGGAAAGAGCTACCCTGAAGTAGGTAGTTGGCTAGTCTCAGAATTAACCAAGCTCTTCTcttgggaagaaggggaaagacaGAGTAATGTTTGAGGTTGGGGATGCTGGGAAGTAAGTGCTGGATTAGGGAAATGAGAGATATTAGGAAGGCTAGACTCTGtcagggatggagagagagtAGGGGAGGGGCAGGGAAATTGTTTATAATCTGTCTGAGAGAAACCTTGTTTCTTGTCTCTTGACCCCCTTATTCTTCTCATCTCTTCATACCATCTGTGCCTCTTGCCTCCTCAGGCCTCCTGCTACCTGAAACAAGGAAAATATGCAGAAGCTGAGACTCTCTACAAGGAGATTCTAACACGGGCCCATGTACAGGAGTTTGGGTCTGTGGATGGTGGGTGTGTGGGACTTGGGGGTGGCCAAAGGGAAGGAGAACGTGGCTCCCAGGGATGACTTAGATCATATTACTCAGGGTCAGTGTTGTCTGCCCCTGGAGTTTGGCTCCCTCAGATCCAGCATGCTCTTCTAAGTTTTCTGTTTCCTGTCCAATATGTTACCCTTCCCAGATGACCACAAGCCCATATGGATGCATGCAGAGGAGCGGGAGGAGATGAGCAAGGTGAGTCTGGGATTACAGGTCCTGGGACACTGACGATGGCTCTGTCCTCATTGCTGTTTCAGtgaccctccccttcccccaacagtTCTGCCTTCAGGTGCCTTAAGGCACTCTCCTCATCCTAGCATCTGACCCTAAGAATGCATTAGCATTATCCTTATTCTCACCTCACAATCTTCCTTATCTTTCGTGTTCCTCTCCACCCCACTGTGCAGAGTCGGCACCGGGACAATGCACCATATGCTGAATATGGAGGCTGGTACAAAGCATGCAAGGTCAGCAGGTAAGTTGGATGCTCATGGCCTGTGAGGTGGCTGAATAAGAATACAGTATCTCTGGGTAGCCTACTTTTCTTGTACCCCAGTTTGCTAGACCCTAGACCCATCTTctggtttttctcttttcttccttcttatgtTACCACCAACAGCCCTACAGTTAACACTACCCTAAGGAACCTTGGAGCTCTCTACCGTCGCCAGGGGAAGCTAGAGGCAGCTGAGACCCTGGAAGAATGTGCCTTACGCTCCCGAAAACAGGTAGGAAACTAGGGAGGGGAGGAGCCTGGGGGAGAGACACTATTGGTAGCTCAGGCTTGTCTCTGATTTTCTGGAAGCTGGAGGAGCagggaccattttttttttaaataaacccttaccttctatcttagaatcaataggtattggttccaaggcagaatagtggtaagggctagacaatggggcttaagtgacctgcccaggatcacatagctgggaagtgtctgaggccagattggaatctaggacctcctttctctaggcctggctcttcatccactgagccacccagctgccccccagggaCCAGTTTTTAAAACGGAAGCTAGTATCAGAGCTCACATTGTTCTCTGAGCTGGGTAGGGCAATGATTATAGtgctaggtctgaagtcaggaagactcaacttcagatccagcctcaacactgctagctgtgtgatccttggcaagtactctctgccagcctcagttttctcatctataaaatgaagatcataatagtccctacctctcagggttgttataaggatcaaatgtacttagcatagtgcctggcacatagtagatgctatataaatgttgttttcttcccctctttttttttttcaccagagGTGCAGACCAAAGTAACTTTGTTAGGAGGGGAAGAGCAGAGAAAATTTAAGTAAATGGCCTTTTACCTTAATGTGGGCTAAGCCATGAAGAATTATATGAGGGTGACATTTGTGGGTGGGTCATTTGTAGCAAGGGGTTGGAGTAACATCTTAAGGGATCTATAGATCCAGAAATTCCTaacccttcctcccctcccttccttttcctgccAGGGCACAGACCCCATCAGCCAGACTAAGGTAGTAGAGCTGCTTGGGGAAGCCCAAGAAGGTCCTGGGGCCAGCGTTAAATTTGAAGGGGGTGATGAGGCCTCTGTTGCTGTAGAGTGGTCGGGGGTGAGtgatttctttcccctcttttctttcccctttcccttttgctGCTCCTGGATATATGTGGATAGAACTGTTGGGCATAGTATTGTACCTGAAATTATCCTTTTCCCCATCCTATTTTCCTTTGGCATTTTCTTTGTGGATTCCCCCATTCCTATCCTGGTAGGGAGAAGAGGCTTTGGGGAACAGAATCTTTATTCCCCAGATAGGGGAGAACCTAAACCAGGTTCATTCTTCCATGGGGAATAGGAACATAGAGATGGGGGTCAGAAGGGGTGAGGGGCTGGTGTTCTTCTCAATTGCCCTCTTTTCCCCCTCACTTCCTAGGATGGTAGTGGGACCCTGCAGAGGAGTGGCTCTCTAGGAAAGATCAGAGATGTATTTCGACGAAGCAGCGAACTGCTAGTAAGAAAGCTGCAGGGAAATGAACCTCGACCCTCCAGGTACACACTGGGGTGGAAGTACAGCTAACTGGGTAAACAAGGGCTTTCCCAAGgtactcccctccccttccctagcCATGGCTGTGGCTCCCTGAAAGAAGTAAATATTGAAGAGGTACatggaaaggaaggaggtctgTTGACTGGCTGGGGAAGGAATAGCACAGGGGAGCTGAGAGAAAGAACACACAGGTGAAAAAAGTGAGTGATTGGGGGCCTGTTGGCAGGGTGTGGGGTTGCCCACAGGGAGAAAGCAGGCAGACCTAGGGAGACCTAGGCTCCAGAAaactcactttcttttttcctttacagTAGCAACATGAAGCGAGCAGCCTCCTTAAACCATCTAAATCAGCCCAGTGAGCAGTCCCTTCAGGTGAGGGGGACACCTGGGGGAGGGCAGTAGGAAGGGGAACAGGTAAGGAGGGATCAAATAGGGATGGATAGAATCTGAGTGGAGAGACTCGGCATTCATGGGAGGGGATAGGAATAGGACCATTTGAGAACATTCAAATGGGAGGCATAGGGAGGAGGGCATATCTGAGACCAAAGGTATAGAACAAAGAAGTGGGCACTTGCTGTGTACTTCTTGGGGAATGGGTTTAGGTCATCAGTAATGGGGGAGAGGgaacaaataaaaacattaagaaaagGTGATAGTTTAAGAGCAGATTACCACTTCAATGGGAAAGTGACCATCCATAGCAACAAATTATACAGTCATAGTTTAGTAGAAAAGAGTCTTGGATCTGGGGTCTGAGTACTTGGGTTTGAAGTCCAACATCTGTtccttattacctgtgtgattgtgggcaagaGGTTTCCCTTTTTGGGCTGCAAATCTGAGATATGAAAGGTTGGGCTCATGTTTCCAagttccctttcagctttaaGGTTTGTGATCTACAGATAATATCATTGCTATTTTCTTCTACCTGAGTAGGACTAAAGGAAAATCCTACTGAAACCCTTTTAATTAATGgcaaaaaagctaaaaaaaaaagcctcttttaaaaattgttccaaAACCCTTACTTcgtgtcttagtaacaactcaaaagacagaagagcaagggctaggtagTCCAGTGTTACACAAAACCAACTGCTTCTTAAGTTTGAATTTTAGAGGATGTAATGCATATCTGAGGAACTAAGAGAAAAGAGTGATGCCCTGGATGTGAGATGGGTTGCAAGATCCCATCCTTTGAGAGGAAAATGGATAGGAAGCAGGTGTTTGAAAAGGGTGACCTGGACTGATGGTGTGTGTTCTCTTTCAGGGGTCACGAGGCCTCAGTGCTAGCACTATGAACCTCTCTTCAAGCAGCAGCTGACATCTGATTCCCCAGGATCTTCCCTACagtgattacacacacacacacacacacacacacacacacacacacacacacacacacacacacacacacacacacacacagcattcTCTGTGGTTCCTGCTTCCACCATGTCCCAGGGAACAGATTGCCAGACCTTGGTGGACCAGTGGGGATGGAAACTTGTAAACTGCTGGGTTGCTCTACCCATTTAGGCTTTGGTTCCATCTTCAGAAAGGCACTGCTGGGCTCCCTTTTACTCCTTTGCCATCTTCTAGAGTAGTGTGGAGTCCTCCAGAGGCTGGATTAA
It includes:
- the KLC4 gene encoding kinesin light chain 4 — translated: MSGLVLGQREEPAVHRLSQEEILGSTRLVTQGLEALRSEHQAVLQSLAHAIQCLQHEGHEAGLVHEKARQLRRSMENIELGLGEAQVMLALANHLGTVESEKQKLRAQVRRLCQENQWLRDELAGTQQRLQRSEQAVAQLEEEKKHLEFMGQLRQYDEDGLPVEEKEGNSNKDSLDDLFPSEEEEEPSQDLPKGTSAAQQGGYEIPARLRTLHNLVIQYAAQGRYEVAVPLCKQALEDLERTSGRGHPDVATMLNILALVYRDQNKYKEAAHLLNDALSIRESTLGRDHPAVAATLNNLAVLYGKRGKYKEAEPLCQRALEIREKVLGADHPDVAKQLNNLALLCQNQGKYEAVERYYGRALAIYEGQLGPDNPNVARTKNNLASCYLKQGKYAEAETLYKEILTRAHVQEFGSVDDDHKPIWMHAEEREEMSKSRHRDNAPYAEYGGWYKACKVSSPTVNTTLRNLGALYRRQGKLEAAETLEECALRSRKQGTDPISQTKVVELLGEAQEGPGASVKFEGGDEASVAVEWSGDGSGTLQRSGSLGKIRDVFRRSSELLVRKLQGNEPRPSSSNMKRAASLNHLNQPSEQSLQGSRGLSASTMNLSSSSS